In Tenuifilum sp. 4138str, a single window of DNA contains:
- the greA gene encoding transcription elongation factor GreA gives MSKITYLTEEGLQKLRKELEQLKTVERPAISRMIAEARDKGDLSENAEYDAAKEAQGMLELKISKLEDLIANARIIDESKIDTTQVQILNKVKLKNLKTNAVVEYTLVAESEANLKENKLSISTPIGKALIGKKVGDVVDVQVPSGLMKFEILGISL, from the coding sequence ATGAGTAAAATAACCTATTTAACCGAGGAAGGGCTCCAGAAGTTGCGCAAGGAACTAGAGCAGCTTAAAACTGTGGAACGGCCTGCAATTTCAAGAATGATTGCCGAGGCTCGTGATAAGGGCGATTTATCGGAAAACGCCGAGTACGATGCTGCTAAGGAAGCACAAGGTATGCTTGAGTTGAAAATTTCAAAGCTTGAAGATTTGATTGCCAATGCACGCATTATTGATGAGTCAAAGATTGATACAACCCAGGTTCAGATACTGAATAAGGTAAAGCTCAAAAACCTTAAAACCAACGCCGTAGTGGAGTATACCCTTGTGGCTGAGTCGGAAGCTAACCTTAAGGAGAATAAGCTCTCAATCTCTACCCCCATTGGCAAAGCCCTAATTGGCAAAAAGGTTGGCGATGTGGTTGATGTTCAGGTGCCTTCAGGTTTGATGAAGTTTGAGATTCTTGGAATATCACTCTAA
- a CDS encoding Na+/H+ antiporter subunit E → MKTILRLIAIAAVLTLIFLFYVDFKIEAHWVILIFLSLNLTFWLFTYFFNKNAFYQTIYMVELLVYFIKEMFVATYLVIKEVLSVKSRIKAGIIAMPLDVKSDIEITILASLISLTPGTLSLEVSEDKSFLFIHLINIPDGDADRIKSQIKNGFERRVQRIFN, encoded by the coding sequence ATGAAAACAATACTCAGGTTAATTGCTATAGCCGCTGTCCTAACTTTAATTTTTCTTTTTTATGTCGATTTTAAAATCGAGGCTCACTGGGTCATTCTGATATTCCTTTCATTAAACCTAACCTTTTGGCTATTTACATATTTCTTCAACAAGAACGCATTCTACCAAACAATTTACATGGTTGAACTTTTAGTTTACTTCATAAAAGAAATGTTCGTTGCCACATACCTAGTAATCAAAGAGGTGTTATCAGTAAAATCAAGAATAAAGGCAGGCATCATCGCCATGCCTCTTGACGTTAAAAGCGATATCGAGATAACCATTCTAGCCTCGCTAATTTCGCTTACACCAGGAACTCTGAGTCTCGAGGTTTCCGAGGACAAATCGTTCCTTTTTATTCACCTAATAAATATTCCTGATGGTGATGCTGATAGAATTAAATCGCAAATTAAGAATGGCTTTGAAAGACGTGTTCAACGAATTTTTAATTAA
- the mbhE gene encoding hydrogen gas-evolving membrane-bound hydrogenase subunit E, which produces MITVIITLLLLSLVSVPVHHLYPKHSGNWLSIFPLGIFVFALSKLNHVIEQGVLVEQVRWIELLNLNFTLRLDGLSIFFVLLISGVGFLIFNYANGYLKGDKNKGLFYLYLSLFTTAMLGVVMSGNLIVLFIFWELTSLSSYLLIGYYHDSEESRKSALMAMLVTVTGGLFMLSGFILLGNEVGSYELADIFKSSNLLSESKLKPIIAILILIGAITKSAQFPFHFWLPKAMAAPAPVSAFLHSTTMVKAGIFLIARLTPMFADTEVWRLPLIHIGAITMVYGALFAIIQNDMKKVLAYTTVSALGIMTMLLGIGTTISIQAAMVFLLAHALYKGTLFMVTGNIDHETGTRDLSVLSGLGKLMPFTFYSAALASLSMAGVIPFFGFIAKEIIYGAAFSSPLASGLIGFLTFSTGVMFTGIAFEFGYKIFTGKEASTPKKPHEAPLSMLIGPIVMATLGLLGGVFSEQLAQPILHHSSSQILNVEKVLKLGIWHGFTFIFGLSVLTLVFGYVLYRIRGNILSRALKSKLNELFGPEHLYNKSIISLLELAKKQTLFFQSGILKNYFIVIISTFLILTWYQILQKGQFPSLQSFEELTHLRWYEIVFVLIMIIGLVNTITAKSRLISIVSLGLIGYGTAAIFLYFGGPDIAMTQFLVETLTIVIFVLTLNLLPKFLPIANSSKLKYMGLSLLFGATLTMLLLWIHTLPTPSPVKDFYAQSSYLLAKGRNVVNVILVDFRGLDTMGEIVVLAVTSIGILSILKYRLRN; this is translated from the coding sequence GTGATTACTGTTATTATAACCTTATTACTATTATCCCTGGTTTCAGTGCCAGTTCACCACCTATATCCAAAACATAGCGGTAACTGGCTGAGTATATTTCCACTTGGTATTTTTGTTTTCGCATTATCAAAGCTAAATCATGTAATTGAGCAAGGAGTATTAGTAGAGCAAGTCCGGTGGATTGAGTTACTCAATTTAAATTTTACATTAAGACTTGATGGATTAAGCATCTTTTTTGTATTGCTGATTTCCGGTGTTGGTTTTCTTATTTTTAATTATGCCAACGGATATCTAAAGGGGGATAAAAACAAGGGTTTATTTTACCTTTACCTCAGCCTGTTCACGACCGCCATGCTTGGTGTTGTGATGTCGGGTAATCTTATTGTCCTATTCATTTTTTGGGAGTTGACAAGTTTGTCATCGTACCTGTTAATAGGCTACTACCATGACAGTGAGGAATCGCGAAAATCGGCCTTAATGGCCATGCTGGTAACTGTTACTGGTGGGTTGTTTATGCTATCGGGGTTTATATTACTGGGTAATGAGGTGGGCTCCTATGAGCTTGCTGACATATTTAAAAGCTCAAACCTACTTTCCGAAAGTAAATTAAAACCAATAATTGCCATACTGATCTTAATAGGCGCTATCACAAAATCAGCGCAATTCCCATTTCATTTCTGGCTGCCCAAAGCCATGGCTGCGCCTGCTCCAGTAAGCGCATTTCTACATTCCACAACCATGGTCAAGGCTGGTATCTTTTTAATAGCCCGACTCACACCAATGTTTGCCGACACGGAAGTTTGGAGGTTACCACTTATTCACATTGGTGCAATAACCATGGTATATGGAGCGCTATTTGCCATAATTCAAAATGACATGAAAAAGGTTTTAGCCTATACAACCGTTAGCGCTCTTGGCATAATGACCATGTTACTTGGTATTGGGACAACAATATCCATACAGGCAGCCATGGTGTTTCTTCTTGCCCATGCACTTTATAAGGGTACTCTTTTCATGGTAACAGGCAACATCGATCACGAAACTGGCACACGCGACTTATCGGTACTCTCAGGTTTAGGGAAATTGATGCCATTCACTTTCTACTCAGCGGCTTTAGCATCGCTTTCAATGGCCGGTGTAATTCCTTTTTTTGGCTTTATAGCCAAAGAAATTATATACGGAGCGGCTTTCAGCTCACCATTAGCCAGCGGACTAATAGGTTTTCTCACATTTTCAACAGGGGTTATGTTTACTGGTATTGCTTTTGAGTTTGGGTATAAGATTTTTACTGGGAAAGAGGCCTCAACTCCTAAAAAACCACACGAAGCACCTCTTTCAATGCTAATTGGGCCAATTGTAATGGCAACTCTAGGGTTGCTTGGCGGTGTATTTTCCGAACAGCTTGCCCAGCCCATATTGCATCACTCCTCGAGTCAAATCTTAAACGTTGAAAAGGTATTAAAACTTGGAATCTGGCATGGGTTTACCTTTATTTTTGGACTTAGTGTTTTAACACTGGTATTTGGATATGTACTATACAGAATTCGGGGTAATATTTTGTCCCGTGCATTAAAGTCCAAGTTAAACGAATTGTTTGGGCCAGAACATCTCTACAACAAAAGCATTATATCCTTGTTAGAACTTGCAAAAAAACAGACTTTATTTTTTCAATCAGGAATTCTGAAAAACTATTTTATAGTAATTATTTCCACTTTCTTAATACTAACATGGTACCAAATACTTCAAAAGGGCCAATTTCCCTCCCTTCAAAGTTTTGAGGAACTAACTCATTTAAGATGGTACGAAATTGTATTCGTTTTAATTATGATAATTGGATTGGTTAATACAATCACCGCCAAGTCAAGATTAATTTCAATAGTATCGTTAGGGCTTATCGGTTATGGTACCGCAGCTATATTCCTTTATTTCGGCGGCCCAGATATTGCCATGACCCAATTCCTTGTTGAAACCCTTACCATTGTAATATTTGTGCTTACACTTAACCTCTTACCTAAATTTTTACCAATAGCAAATAGTTCAAAGTTAAAATACATGGGCCTATCATTACTTTTTGGCGCTACATTAACCATGCTTTTACTTTGGATTCACACGCTACCAACTCCTTCGCCAGTAAAGGATTTTTATGCACAATCGAGTTACTTACTTGCAAAAGGCCGAAATGTTGTTAACGTTATCCTTGTCGATTTTAGGGGGCTCGATACTATGGGTGAAATAGTTGTTCTGGCCGTTACTTCGATAGGAATTCTATCCATACTGAAATATCGTTTAAGAAATTAA
- the mnhG gene encoding monovalent cation/H(+) antiporter subunit G: MIIEFISAILIATGSLFMLIASIGILKLPDFYTRMSAITKASTLGLGLVLLGISIHFDQIGVFAKSFIIITFLLLTNPIGAHAIARAAYKQKIKYSDSTIIDELQALYLKANELELAWLNNKNNTEIAEELVCAIIQLPASHGGSFSKALDIAREITKVDFATGYRITGNIYSKMGKFEKAEKYLKQACEACMFSPKASFALVNFYVENKLPNRALNVIEDAMKQHPENLEFPLKAIHIAFDFEVSNKFAIECCNRIIEQSHAAPSEYLLQASSFKRFFVERSMGK, encoded by the coding sequence ATGATTATTGAATTTATTTCCGCCATACTCATTGCTACGGGCTCACTGTTTATGCTAATTGCATCAATTGGCATTTTAAAACTTCCTGATTTTTACACACGTATGTCAGCCATTACAAAAGCGTCAACTCTAGGTCTAGGGTTAGTGCTACTGGGCATTTCTATACATTTTGATCAAATAGGAGTGTTTGCAAAGAGTTTTATTATTATTACTTTTTTACTGCTTACCAACCCCATTGGGGCTCATGCAATAGCCCGAGCAGCCTACAAACAAAAAATAAAGTATAGCGATAGTACAATAATTGACGAACTCCAAGCCCTTTACCTGAAAGCAAATGAACTAGAATTAGCATGGCTCAACAATAAAAACAACACTGAAATTGCCGAGGAACTTGTTTGCGCTATTATTCAGTTACCTGCATCACATGGTGGGAGTTTCAGCAAAGCACTGGACATTGCCCGCGAAATAACAAAAGTTGATTTTGCAACCGGGTATAGAATAACGGGCAATATTTATAGTAAAATGGGAAAGTTTGAAAAGGCTGAAAAATACCTTAAACAGGCTTGTGAAGCATGCATGTTCAGCCCCAAAGCCTCATTTGCTTTAGTTAATTTTTATGTGGAAAACAAGTTGCCCAACAGAGCATTAAATGTAATTGAGGATGCTATGAAGCAGCATCCTGAAAACCTAGAATTCCCCCTTAAAGCAATACATATTGCCTTTGATTTTGAAGTCAGCAATAAGTTTGCCATTGAGTGCTGCAATAGAATAATAGAACAAAGCCATGCCGCACCATCGGAATACCTTCTACAAGCATCAAGCTTTAAACGGTTCTTTGTGGAAAGAAGTATGGGAAAATAA
- a CDS encoding MnhB domain-containing protein: MRSVILQTSIKLLTPLFIIFSLFLLFRGHNAPGGGFIGGLLAAIGLFMRTMVLGANSSTANYRIKPIVIIVTGLMVSAISIIIPIFLNKPLMTGIWLGFSVPLIGKIGTPLIFDTGVYILVIGVVLNITITLSKN, translated from the coding sequence ATGCGCTCAGTTATTCTTCAAACATCAATCAAGTTGCTCACACCACTTTTTATCATTTTTTCACTGTTCCTTCTTTTCAGAGGACACAATGCACCGGGTGGGGGATTTATTGGAGGATTGCTTGCCGCAATTGGTCTTTTTATGCGAACCATGGTATTAGGAGCGAATAGCTCTACGGCCAATTACAGAATCAAACCAATTGTAATAATTGTCACAGGCTTAATGGTATCGGCTATTAGTATCATTATCCCAATTTTTCTTAACAAACCATTAATGACAGGCATTTGGCTTGGTTTTTCAGTACCTTTAATAGGCAAAATTGGAACTCCGCTAATTTTTGATACTGGGGTTTACATTCTTGTGATTGGTGTTGTTTTGAACATTACTATTACTCTCTCAAAAAATTAA
- a CDS encoding isoaspartyl peptidase/L-asparaginase family protein encodes MRKKILVLLFIVGFVVSNSFPQTWSIAVHGGAGNMKPENFTKEQLDEYEREMNAALSIGVKILNSGGTSLDAVEQVVRYLEDCPLFNAGRGAVFTHEGRNELDAAIMDGKTLMAGSVAGVTDVKNPISLARKVMEDSPHVMLAGKGASEFARVKGIEMVDSSYFFTPQRWNDLQRTLSREKMGTVGCVALDMHGNLAAATSTGGMTNKRWGRIGDAPIIGAGTYANNSTCAISATGHGEYFIRYTVAHDISAFMEYQNLSLNAAVERVIMGKLLNAGGRGGVIAVDRSGNVCMMMNTTGMFRAFARSDGSNGFAIF; translated from the coding sequence ATGCGCAAGAAAATTTTAGTCTTATTGTTTATTGTTGGGTTCGTTGTAAGCAATTCATTCCCACAAACCTGGAGCATCGCTGTTCACGGTGGTGCTGGGAACATGAAACCCGAAAACTTTACCAAGGAGCAGCTTGATGAGTATGAACGGGAGATGAATGCAGCTCTAAGCATTGGGGTAAAAATCTTGAATTCGGGTGGAACAAGCCTCGATGCCGTTGAGCAAGTTGTCCGATACCTTGAGGATTGCCCGTTGTTCAATGCCGGGAGGGGCGCAGTTTTCACCCACGAGGGGCGTAATGAGCTTGACGCGGCAATTATGGATGGTAAAACCCTTATGGCAGGCTCAGTTGCTGGTGTAACCGATGTCAAAAATCCCATATCGCTTGCTCGCAAAGTAATGGAGGATTCACCCCATGTAATGCTGGCAGGTAAGGGGGCTTCGGAATTTGCTAGAGTTAAGGGTATTGAAATGGTTGATAGCTCATACTTTTTTACTCCACAGCGCTGGAACGACCTTCAGCGTACGCTATCAAGGGAAAAGATGGGCACTGTTGGGTGCGTGGCACTCGACATGCATGGCAACCTGGCTGCTGCAACATCAACCGGAGGAATGACCAATAAACGATGGGGGCGAATAGGTGATGCGCCAATTATTGGTGCCGGAACTTACGCCAATAATTCCACCTGTGCCATTTCGGCTACTGGGCATGGCGAATATTTTATAAGATATACTGTAGCCCACGATATTTCAGCGTTCATGGAATACCAAAACCTTTCACTCAATGCAGCGGTTGAGCGTGTTATTATGGGTAAACTCCTTAATGCTGGAGGGCGCGGAGGAGTAATTGCGGTTGACCGCTCCGGTAATGTTTGCATGATGATGAATACCACAGGCATGTTCCGTGCATTTGCTCGTTCCGATGGAAGTAATGGATTTGCCATTTTTTAA
- a CDS encoding HIT family protein, with product MATIFSRIVSGEIPSYKVAEDERFYAFLDINPLAKGHTLVIPKVEVDYLFDLDPETLAGLTLFAQRVAKAIERVVPCKRIGVAVLGLEVPHAHIHLVPLNKESDIDFHKTKLKLTPEEFTDIAQRIASEFK from the coding sequence ATGGCTACAATATTCAGCCGGATAGTTAGTGGTGAAATACCCTCGTACAAGGTTGCCGAGGATGAAAGGTTTTACGCCTTCCTCGATATTAACCCCTTGGCCAAGGGCCATACCTTGGTAATACCCAAGGTTGAGGTTGATTACCTCTTCGATCTTGATCCTGAAACCCTGGCTGGACTTACACTTTTTGCCCAGCGGGTGGCCAAAGCTATTGAAAGGGTTGTGCCCTGCAAGCGAATTGGGGTTGCAGTGCTCGGCCTTGAGGTACCCCATGCGCATATACATTTAGTCCCGCTGAATAAGGAATCGGATATCGATTTCCATAAAACCAAGCTTAAGCTCACCCCTGAGGAATTTACAGATATTGCACAGCGGATTGCCTCAGAATTCAAATGA
- a CDS encoding NADH-quinone oxidoreductase subunit K — protein sequence MEIVLAILTGLLFAAGLYLMLHKDMIKLIIGIMMMGYATNLFIFLIARITRGVPAIIDQGKEVLTPPFADPIPQALMLTAIVIGFGIQAFAIVLIRKVYKVTGISNMEQLNSSEKID from the coding sequence ATGGAAATTGTATTAGCTATCTTAACAGGATTACTTTTTGCTGCAGGGCTTTACCTAATGCTTCACAAGGACATGATAAAACTCATCATTGGGATTATGATGATGGGTTACGCAACAAATTTGTTTATATTCCTAATTGCAAGGATTACTCGAGGAGTTCCCGCAATTATTGATCAAGGTAAAGAGGTGTTAACCCCACCATTTGCCGACCCTATTCCTCAAGCGTTAATGCTAACTGCAATTGTTATCGGGTTTGGAATCCAGGCTTTTGCCATAGTACTTATACGTAAGGTTTATAAAGTTACCGGTATATCGAACATGGAGCAACTAAACTCATCAGAAAAAATTGACTAA
- a CDS encoding monovalent cation/H+ antiporter complex subunit F: protein MVELVLKVSIILMGISMLLVVIRFLKGPSLPDRVTAFDLFTTMVIASIAIFSLIWENVNFLDVAVILSLIAFLGALSFAYYILKRKD, encoded by the coding sequence ATGGTAGAATTAGTACTCAAGGTATCGATTATTTTGATGGGCATTTCCATGCTGCTGGTGGTAATACGTTTCCTAAAAGGTCCATCGTTGCCCGATAGAGTTACAGCTTTTGATTTATTCACCACAATGGTAATTGCATCTATTGCCATTTTTTCCCTAATCTGGGAAAATGTTAATTTCCTTGATGTAGCAGTCATTCTATCGTTAATTGCTTTTTTAGGAGCGCTTTCTTTTGCTTACTACATTTTAAAAAGAAAGGATTAG
- a CDS encoding LTA synthase family protein has protein sequence MRKHLSFSLRYFVFWVILFATYRKAFLIYQFENLKSVKFNEFINIFIRGAWMDSSLAGYILLLTFLLLAIFFWVSPKSITRMYNALTILLLLVVNTVVISDMELYRNWGYRIDATPLLYLKTPKEAMASVKTPLLILFVVLLIGITYLSHLAYRKWVARELNQTNKARWWYSPIYIFLAATMIIPIRGGFGIAPMNPGKVYFSQNNFCNHAALNPVWNMMYSVSKSSSMSKTYNVEIDKAAAHQRFGELMHTDSTLYVLNTNQPNIIIILLESFGAKLIGPLGGLPNVTPNLNRLASEGILFTRTTASGDRSDKGIIAVLSGFPAQPTQSVIKYPTKSNKLPTISEVLYKKGYSTAFYYGGDPDFANIRSFLYHAKFQRLITQDDFPKSYRNSKWGVHDEHVFNYLLTDIDSAKTPFFKMFFTLSSHEPFEIPAKPKFNGKTEVEQFLSSAYYADSCLGDFMAKAQQREWFKNTLIVLIADHGHRHPANHPNWEPLKFGIPMVWLGGAIERKPLVVTTTCSQTDLAATLLAQLNLPHGQFTLSKNILACKVTPFAYFAFNEGFGYVNQTDTIVYDLVGKKYIKQTGKNIAETRNDAWAFFNAYQEEFNNL, from the coding sequence ATGAGAAAACATTTATCATTCAGTTTAAGGTATTTCGTATTTTGGGTAATACTGTTTGCCACCTACCGTAAAGCTTTCCTTATTTACCAGTTTGAAAACCTTAAGTCGGTTAAGTTTAACGAGTTCATAAATATTTTCATTCGAGGAGCCTGGATGGATTCCTCGCTTGCAGGATATATTCTTCTACTAACATTTCTGCTTTTGGCTATCTTTTTCTGGGTTTCCCCAAAGAGTATTACTAGAATGTACAATGCTTTAACCATACTACTACTTTTAGTTGTAAATACGGTTGTTATCAGCGATATGGAACTATACCGCAATTGGGGTTACCGTATCGATGCAACCCCATTGCTATACCTTAAAACCCCAAAGGAGGCAATGGCGTCGGTAAAAACGCCATTATTAATACTATTCGTTGTCTTGCTTATAGGAATCACTTACCTTTCACACCTTGCATACCGTAAGTGGGTTGCCAGGGAACTAAACCAAACCAATAAGGCAAGATGGTGGTACTCTCCAATTTACATTTTCCTGGCTGCAACCATGATAATTCCAATTCGTGGAGGTTTTGGTATTGCACCCATGAACCCCGGTAAAGTGTACTTTAGCCAGAATAACTTTTGCAACCACGCTGCCCTTAACCCAGTTTGGAACATGATGTACTCCGTAAGTAAAAGCAGCAGCATGAGCAAAACATACAATGTTGAAATTGACAAAGCTGCAGCCCACCAACGCTTTGGTGAGCTCATGCATACCGATAGTACATTATATGTTTTGAACACGAACCAACCAAATATTATTATCATTCTACTTGAAAGTTTTGGTGCAAAGCTGATTGGCCCCCTTGGCGGGCTTCCCAATGTTACCCCAAACCTAAACCGTTTGGCTTCCGAGGGTATACTTTTCACCCGAACCACCGCAAGCGGCGATAGAAGCGACAAAGGGATTATAGCTGTACTTTCGGGATTTCCTGCCCAGCCCACCCAATCGGTAATCAAGTACCCCACAAAATCGAACAAACTGCCAACCATTAGCGAAGTGCTTTACAAAAAAGGCTATAGTACAGCGTTTTACTACGGAGGCGACCCCGATTTTGCGAATATTCGCTCATTCCTTTACCATGCTAAATTTCAAAGATTGATAACACAGGACGATTTTCCTAAAAGCTACCGCAACTCTAAGTGGGGAGTGCACGATGAGCATGTTTTTAATTACTTGCTTACCGATATCGACTCAGCCAAAACGCCTTTCTTCAAAATGTTCTTCACCCTTAGCAGCCACGAGCCCTTTGAAATTCCCGCCAAACCGAAGTTTAATGGGAAGACCGAGGTGGAACAATTCCTTAGCTCGGCATACTATGCCGATAGCTGTCTTGGAGATTTTATGGCCAAAGCCCAGCAAAGGGAGTGGTTCAAGAACACCCTTATTGTACTTATTGCCGACCATGGTCATCGTCATCCTGCAAACCATCCCAACTGGGAGCCCTTAAAGTTTGGTATTCCTATGGTTTGGCTGGGCGGGGCTATAGAAAGGAAACCCTTGGTTGTCACAACCACATGCTCACAAACCGATTTGGCCGCTACACTCCTTGCACAGCTTAATTTGCCTCATGGTCAATTTACTCTATCAAAGAATATTCTTGCATGTAAGGTTACACCCTTTGCCTACTTTGCCTTTAACGAAGGCTTTGGCTACGTAAACCAAACCGATACCATAGTTTACGACCTTGTAGGGAAAAAATACATAAAGCAAACCGGAAAGAATATCGCCGAAACCAGGAATGATGCATGGGCATTCTTTAATGCTTACCAGGAGGAGTTCAACAACTTATAG
- a CDS encoding proton-conducting transporter transmembrane domain-containing protein, which produces MNIAIALILTIPLTTAILMLALWGKTKIQVIVGGLSTLSFLIVSLWLFRVVNANGLQLLSVGNWPNGLGIMLVVDGMSSIYIILSACIELIAFWYAVSFVKEKTSLSIFFPTYFFLAFGLSGTFLAGDLFNLYVWFEVMLVSSFVLFTIGANRQQLEGTIKYVAINVLGSTFFLIGIGLLYGLTGHLNMAYIAKTIPLIGNQELVGVAATFFFISFGIKAAIFPLFFWLPATYHTAPVGITALAVALLTKVGVYALTRFFTIIYPLQGTFLQTIMLVFAALTMAIGVLGAAAQVDFRKILSFHIISQIGYMVMGIAIFTPLAIAGSIFFVIHNVLVKTNLFFIAGGVYRISGSYKLKELGGIIKQAPWLAMLFAISAFSLTGVPPLSGFWGKYLLARSGFEEGSILVIIVTAISLMVSLLTLFSMTKIWNEVFWKPNPAGEKPKLSLNNLLKMQPGVMFSIIAITILVLIISFAPQNLINWCYDSILVLTERDRYIESVIGLYN; this is translated from the coding sequence ATGAATATTGCTATAGCTTTAATACTTACTATTCCATTAACAACTGCAATTCTAATGCTTGCGCTTTGGGGTAAAACCAAAATACAGGTAATTGTTGGCGGTTTATCCACACTGTCCTTTCTTATTGTTTCGCTATGGCTTTTTAGGGTTGTTAATGCTAATGGATTACAGTTACTTAGCGTTGGCAACTGGCCAAATGGTTTAGGCATCATGCTTGTTGTCGATGGTATGTCTTCAATTTACATAATACTTAGTGCTTGTATTGAACTTATTGCATTCTGGTATGCCGTTTCATTCGTTAAGGAGAAAACATCACTTTCAATATTCTTTCCTACATACTTTTTCTTGGCTTTTGGCCTGTCGGGTACCTTTTTAGCAGGCGATTTATTCAATTTATACGTATGGTTTGAAGTAATGCTGGTTAGCTCATTTGTTCTTTTCACAATTGGCGCAAACAGGCAACAGCTCGAGGGCACCATTAAGTACGTTGCAATAAATGTTTTAGGTTCCACCTTTTTCCTGATTGGTATTGGGCTTTTATACGGCTTAACCGGTCATTTAAACATGGCGTATATTGCAAAAACAATCCCTTTGATTGGCAACCAGGAATTAGTTGGAGTTGCTGCCACCTTTTTCTTCATTAGTTTTGGAATAAAAGCGGCCATTTTCCCACTATTCTTTTGGCTTCCCGCAACATACCACACAGCACCAGTAGGTATAACTGCCTTAGCGGTTGCGTTGCTCACGAAAGTTGGAGTATACGCATTAACCCGGTTTTTTACAATCATTTATCCACTACAAGGCACTTTCCTACAAACTATTATGCTAGTTTTTGCAGCCTTAACAATGGCTATTGGTGTGCTTGGCGCGGCTGCACAGGTTGATTTCAGAAAAATACTATCGTTTCATATAATCTCTCAAATAGGATACATGGTTATGGGTATAGCCATTTTTACCCCGCTAGCCATTGCTGGTTCAATTTTTTTTGTCATTCACAATGTCCTGGTCAAAACCAACCTATTCTTCATAGCGGGTGGTGTTTATAGAATTTCAGGCAGCTATAAACTCAAAGAACTTGGTGGCATAATAAAGCAAGCCCCATGGTTAGCAATGCTATTTGCCATTTCAGCATTTTCTCTAACTGGCGTGCCCCCGCTTTCAGGTTTCTGGGGAAAATATTTACTTGCACGCAGCGGATTTGAGGAAGGAAGCATACTGGTCATCATTGTAACTGCCATTTCGCTGATGGTTAGCTTGCTGACTCTTTTTTCAATGACAAAAATCTGGAACGAAGTTTTCTGGAAACCTAATCCTGCTGGGGAAAAACCAAAATTAAGTTTGAATAATCTTTTAAAAATGCAACCCGGGGTGATGTTTTCAATTATTGCAATTACCATTTTGGTTCTGATTATCAGTTTTGCACCCCAAAACTTGATTAACTGGTGCTACGATTCAATATTAGTTTTAACTGAACGAGACAGGTATATTGAAAGTGTAATAGGTCTCTACAATTAA